The segment GCCttataacaaaaaataaattgTGAGTCAAGGCAAGTGCTttacattgaaggtggaattataGTGGCAGGAGGATGTACGTTAAACAATAAAAGTAGTTCAGAAAAGAGAAGATGCATTGTTCATTTTCTTCTAGTAATCTTTAGTAGTAGCTAAGTTCAAGTCATTCATACTTATgttttccaaataaaccaagtagTGTTGCTAGTTCAGTTTCTTCTTCATGAAATTCTTCAACGATTTCAATTGCAAAGTCTTCAACAAACATAACAAGCTTAATGAGTGAAATTTATCAAAGCAATCCTAATATGAACCAAATTATTAATTTGGCTTTACATTGAATTGATTGGATTTTAAGATgtaatgaaagaaaaaaatatggATTGATGCTATGAATGTAGAAGTGGAAGTGATATATGAAAAACAATACATGGCAACCAATGTAACTTTGAAAACGTAAATAAGTGGTTTAGGTCAAATGATTCTTTAAAGGTATATAAAATGTTGATGGTTATATGAAATGACATAAGGAAAAACTTATTGCCAAGATCTTTGTATAGACAACtagaatatttaaataaaaaaataaccttGCTCCAATTGCAAAAATTAATAGAATCAAAGATTATGTTAGCAATTATTGCACGATACAAATAAAATATGTCTCAATGAATTATATATAACTCTTCCTTTACTacttttctaattattttttttttataaataatatgaCAACATGTAATACCTACTTATAAACACTCAAATGCTCAATCTACAACAATTTGGAATATACCAATGCATATTTGCTTTCACACAATTAACTAAGAGTAGGCAGCACGCTATCTAATAAAAAACTATAGCCGTGTGATGTACGTTTCTTCCTATACGATCTTTTGCCATATATTGACGAGAGTGGGTATGGCGGCGGATACCAAAACCGCGAGACCCCAAAAGATTGAAGCGTTCCGCCAGAACTTTGGGTGCCTGTGTTTAGAATCACTTAACAGGATTTGAAAATTGCTTTTATACCACTCATTGATCTGCATCTTCAGCTTCATGAAAGGATCCTGCTCTGATTCAAAATTGATTCCCTTGCCAAGATTATTCAACATGTAGGCTACTTCTTTGTCCGTGCCCATGGTGCTCTGGATAATTTGAAACTTCCTGAGCACAGCAACATCTGCTTCGGTCTCCACCAAGCTATTCAGCAGATACACATAATATGAAATTGCAGTGAATCCCTGGCAGACCTCCAGAGCCATCAGATTCCTCAGAATTACTTCTGTACTGTCAGTGATCCAAATCGTGGGGAGCGAAAGAGTTCTCCTTTTGAAAGTCATCTTTTCGAGGGATGGAAGTCCGTCGTAATGACTGAACTTCATTCCTGCCTTGTGTAAGTCTCTGGTAGAGGCCATCAGAGTCTGATGCCTAATTAACTTGGGCTCTTCTGATTGAATGAGGAGCTTTCGCAGGAGACCTTTTATTGCAAAGCGAAGTTTGTTACCTCCACTAGGCGGTGTCTCTTTTGAATCTTTTGGGTCTTCCACAATTAGACTCTGGAGTAGCCCGAGAATATGTTTATATTTCTCAAGATCATCAAATCTCTTCAAATCTGGATTGTCAGGCCCATTTCGCAAGAAAGGGTGAATTTGAGGAATAATACCGTTGCATAGCAATCTCAGCAGctctttcttagcttctgcctcTGAACCTTTCTCCACTTCCAATAACTTTATCAGGACCTTAATGGGGATTTGATTTTCAAGCATCAGAATATCACTAAGAACATCAAATTGACAGGACTTGACTCTATTACTGTTGAAAATGGGATGACAATGCTGCTGTGGCTGTTGTTTATTCTGCTCTCCAGTAGTCAAAACTCTTAAGATCTCTAAAACAAAGCATCCATCCAAAGTGAAAACCATCGCTATGGTTTCGTCCCTGTATTCAAATTCTTCTTCATAGCACCTTCTAATTTCACAAACAATATGTGCGACTGCATCATGTAAATGCAAGTGCTCCTCCTGTCTTGGTAGCCTGCGTGCCATCATCTCTGCGGCTTCTGCTTTGAGGCGCTCCACATTGGATGCTGGCTGCGCTATCACATGGTGATAAAGGCCAAGGCGGACGGCCCGAGGAGTGTAGGCTTCCTTCCGTAGAAACAACAGAAACTTGGGGACCCTGTTTATGGTCACCCCAAAGTAGCCTGAACCTGGCTTGCAGTCCTTGATGGATCTATCAGTAATCCTCTCTGTCATATCAATTACCCATTTACTTTCCTCTTCCATAAACATAATATTGCCTTGCGACATCTTTCAGATTCTTCAATGTTAGAAATAAGATCTGCAAAAGGATGCTGCAGTCACTAATTGATTTGGCTCACAAACTACTGTCAAGAGAATGATATTATTATTTGTCAAGAGAatgatattattatttgataatgacAGTAAATCGTGTAACTTTAATTTGACTAATTTCATGAATGTTGATAAGGAGATTTCATAAAATACTGTCTTTGTGCTACAAAAATAAACAGAGTTTACTTAAATTTCATTAAACTGTTAAGTTTAACTTCAAATACAAATATTGAATACTAAATTCTATTGTAAATCATTGCcatgtaaaaaaaaattgaagttatAATTCTTTTCTGAAACGAGAAGAGAGAATAATAACATAATTAACATAAATAATCCGTACCTTATTTGAGCTCAGGGAGAGGCAAACACCACTGATCAGCAGTAGAAACCCACGCAATCAATTTATCTTAATTTGGAGACAAACTTATTTGCACATTTTTCCTTTACTCTCTGAAGCTGCTCACTTTCACTTTTAACTTCTCATTTAAGATTCGGAAATTTGGAATTCCCAGCCTTGTTTTGCTTTCTCTTTTGACTACTTTCATTAAAGATAATGCGTAGGTTATGGAATATAGGCTGAATACAATTTTTTATATCATGTacaatttcttttcaatttttttttattaaattattatcatTCAACCCCCAAAAAAATCCATTGTTTATAATTATCCTCCAAATCTATTCATATATCTATTTCCTTTTTATAGTTATCCTCCCTAAATTTATATTTATCTATTAATATATTAGATATTTCTATTATTTTGTTTGAGCATCAAAAATGATATTTTAGATTGATTACTATAGCAGCCATGCCCAGTCTCTCTGTAGACATGTGAATTGTATCTGGAAAAATAATCTGATGGGAAGGATAAGATATTAAAGATAATGTTTGTAAAATCACTTCAAACAACTTGTATTCATACAGTTATTAGTACATATGATCAGAACCTTGAACAATTACTGCAGAGTAAACACGGTGGAAAACTATATACAATAAAAAACTGCTttaagaaagaaaaagaggaaacaTAGCATTGCTGGAAAATCGAATCAGCGACCTCAAGAAAAACGAGTGATCAAAGATATCGTCAAGGCATCGAATCATTGGTGGGTAACACTGACAAGAAAAATGGAAACACGTCATCTCAATTCGAGGGAAGGAATTTATTTTTACGTCATGCAACCAAATAAGTGTAGGTTTTTGTTTAAAGTATTCAAAGATCAGATCTTTATTATGTAAATCTTTTGGCTTATACGATAAAGCAGCCTAGGGTTGTAGATTTCTCACAATACCCAAgaaattaaattttctaaaataGACTCTGCTATATATTATCTTATTGCTTTTAACAAACAATATCATGAATAATACGAGTACTCTTCCCTTTTCTAGAGAAAGGGGATTGTGAAACAGGGAGAACCAAAGCGAGAGGAATGTTTGTTTACTGTTTTTTACTTTAAAAACAATGGTAAGAGATGATTGAGATGTTTGGTACTTGATTCTCCGATCGTAAACCAGGATAACATTGCATCCTTTCTTCCCTGGTTGTAAGAACGGCCACGCAGAACAAAAAGCAGGTTGTAAGAGTAGGACATTCAACGGTTTCGTATGATACAGTTTTGCTAAAATTTTTGTATAGCAAACAGTACACATCAACATTAGTAGTTCTAAATTTGCAACCCTTCTGCATGAATGCCCAGTTGGACATTACACCCTGTCTAGGAGTAGGCAACTAGGGACAAATAGGGACAACTCAAAATTATGTATTTGCCTTAGTAGCTAAAAATTATGTATAGCACATTAGAATTAGTTTTGTCCTGCAACCCTTTTGCATGAATGCATAGATAGATTTCATTTGTAGGAGAAAACCTGTCATAATAGAAAAAGAATATGTGCAAACTATTGAGTCTAAAGAGCTAAAAATAATATCAAATAGTGAAACTAAAAATAGAGATTATTACAATGAATTATGTGGTTCATTATTAAAAACTATATCTACGAGAAAGTAGGGGAATATATTTATTCACTATTTCTCTCATACCAATATATAGTCTACATTCATTCTTTAATCATTTGAAAAATTAGTCTAAGAAATATCTCATTGCGGTGCTGAATTGATTATTTAAATTACTAAGTTCTTAAACAATCTCTTATCAACTCTTTTGTGTGCTGATGGTTCTTAATGGATCTGGAATTGGTTTATTATGTTGTTCAAAATGGACAATTATGTGGTTGTGGATTAAATTGGTTAAGCAACATTTGGGTCAACAATTATTGAGTTCAGTCAACTTAAAACTAAAAGAGTAAATGTATTGTTATCTTTTGATTTCACATTGATTTCTATGGAATAATGTTGAATAGTAAGTATTGTTGTTGAAATTACATGCTCATAGGATTTCAATAAGTGTAAGTAAATATATCTatctttatattaaaaaatttaggattacaaatttcaaAAACACATATGAAAAAAACTTGTCTTCTCCACCAAATGAATAGATCTAGATGATCAACACATCAATAAGTatagatttttaaaattttgtttatgcATTCTCTAGAACTAAACAATAACTTATTATTTGTATGAAAGACTTTAGATAgtaactgtagtcacacaaatctgtccagcttaattaaataaatatttgctatttatttgattaaaaatccactagccattagttaattaaattaatatttaattaattcatctccacacattctcctattaattaaataaattattcaatttattttaattaattcattaaatcaaatccacaatcaaataaatgaataaaatctatttatttaattaaatccccttattcctcttttaaataaattaaataaaatatttgtttaaatcattatcccccccccacttgcattttcctacaaatgcaacttgcacacatttattgaaataaatgaatttctattttaataaaatcctattttccctcacccaccaaatccacttgcaaaatctaatccccttctagattcttctaaccccttcctaattagcctaatccatcccctaattattttcacattcctaagcaaaatggagtcacttctcaaagactccaaagtctttgaaaagcatttaatgttttgtgtgttcaacaaattaacccccaaagtcttccaagaccactaatggctcttaaatgaccatttatggctcttacataaccatttatggttatttcaaacttgtctccccaaacatttattgttttgaccatattcatccatttcacatttgcacaagagtttatccattggataaaagctttattctttgaataaagattttattcattcaaccaaccttgactttaactcccaaggtcatgccaagcattaaatgcttattccctctcctctcaacctatctcacattgacacttgtcatcttgggattaggttgaaagccctcacatggatttgaaatcattcaatcctgacccttgttgagattactcaatctcaaccattcattgctccatttttcctataaatagagcccatttcttcataatctagatcctgaaaacttgtattcaTTTAAGCTATaagcattttaagagagcattttaacataatcaactaatatcttgtcattttgggttaaaatcaatcattttaatatcatttagtattttagctttttattttacatttagagcaatactacaatctcaatcctccataagcatccatagtgcaaaaagctgctgagagctacactattttggaacttagagaggagaagaacaagggagaaggagctaaaagcatgttaggaggtatttggagatgcctcatcatatttgcttctttagttaaatatactttcatgtttttagtgtctctcttgatatgcctgtttagattagtttttgattgactaacactaacgattttcttgtgtcttttgtgttctttatcattgactaaccttgtccattttgcagggcatcatttggtgaacctgacgtgaatcgaacaccaaaaatatcatcattttttaacaaactaacatgtctgaatgttgaaagtgtcacataggttgcgctttggtgctattgaacacgttctagtgcTATCGATACTTAtggttttagcactattgttcttacaatagcgctattgtctcaagttcagCACTTTTGGAACTGTTTTGGTGCTTTTGACGTCGTTTTGGCGCTATTAACCATTTTTCAGCATTTTTGCCTCTTTGTCTTTCCCCTTCTTTCagtgcttttgtgttaaatagcacctcTGTTCAAACACAGGCTAGCACTATTAtaacagaatgtcgtaaaaatcaccttgtaaccaaaaaagtgaaaattataggcttgtggaagcccccccttggacatagattttactaacaatttgttgtttgtgcaggttaaaactcaccattaaaaatcacaaattttcctttggtgcattaaaacttgaacaaacaaaatttcattgctttctagttaggattactcatcttttggtgcttttaaaacttgaacaaacaaaatttcattgctttctagttaggatcacttgtcttttggtgcttaaaatcaacaaacaaatttgatttccttgcatcaaactaaagaatgtacaaatccacacttcaaattttggtgcacataaaatacacaatccacttgttttgatttttgcaagcgattttacttcatgcaaacgtgtttttttaagttgaccaggatttccaattcctagattacaacacattgcctttgaagttaaaaagaacaccatggttgttggagcaacatctccaaatagttagatcacattgcaatggtggattaaaaagaacaagtgtttttcatgtttggcacacttgtgcacaaaagtcagtcaagtggtcctacctctaacacacactatcctctcccttggctttcatggtcctaggtgcaagagaaaagtgttagtaacactcaaattttatctttttaagagaggcctgccaagagatcgATACTCTTAGGAACGACCTCGCGCGAtaaatcctttgagctgctatagaaattaggtgagagcgaaagttgtagccttgggtataactGCTCCTACAGTGAaactggtcgaaaggacaaatgggccccaccactagttacaaggctcttaagtgagtcactgtagaatgaacttatgtccaaaaaaatcgaacatgactaaacacctttaagtagtagcccacttgttctattgattgaggatatttgtgatataatttagtgcaagagcatagatggttttgctcccaacaTACTCATCagacatatttccttgagtagaaacatagctttttgaaaagtcacttgtggcttgataaaagtggtgactcccccatcatagggatcatctatttgttatgctcgtgcaagacttaatatatcacatccttaccttccatggcgggattcataaggtatgtagtaccaaagtcgaagaaatatcaagatgtgggctaaatttatcacaactggccatttgaccttagggataacaagtgtttgaagtgtgttcgttttaaagaccaagtacaaattgagccgacttcaggctttggaaatacaccttaaaatatatctaaaggaagggtcatataaaaagtCTAAGGATTGGGTTggtctagacccatactcatttgtgtcttttaggcaacattcttgtgtttgtgtgcttgctttgttttcttgtcaaagaaaaaccaGAAAATCAGTCCCAAacacaaagtattcatccaacatttctcaaaaacaacccaACACATCAAAAAtaaagtgcaaaacaacaaagagtcaaattttatgaccattcttcacatcttgcgaaagaagaagtgtcatcagaatatcaacttgaaaagaagaccattaagctcaaaggctttgataaaaaggaggaaatttttctatataaatagacaaatctttgtctcacataaagtctttctgcatcacatgcgtctctacattcaaggcaaaacaaacgaatttgattccgaatcattgaaccacagagcttttatgcaatatagagctctaagttatcacaaaaaccaaggaggtaagattaatcccaacttcttcccaaacgtctatatcacatacaacacaactcgagaaataccaccaacacctgaaagagaaaaggtagagtttgtcccatttataacacaaagtttttattgaagttgaaaacatttcatccatcatcttcttcactcattatcacttcatcatccatccatttcaactctcaaaacattaagaggttcttgtcccaagttctcttttagatattgcttgaaatcaaaaacatcacatcactttttagattgtttctacatctaggataagctcatcctaagagacacatctacgcaggttaaaactagttcatgagtgaatcctctcattgctaggtagttaaatctgtatcACATCTtggatttctctacaccttatcacatcaaaatttatcaaaacaagaaagcaattcaaaaaaggaatttcggttacatctaccttaaaagtgctagagatccacatgcaacacaattcaccaaccattaaactttcatttcatcaaacaactcatcatcattttcactcaacttcaacaaagactcataagcaaaatggcccaaacccaatcacagtcaaggcaacgagaaatagaaatggaagaagaagaagaggaaaatctcaatgaatttcaagaagcacttggaggaaatgcgaatgatgaaaacccaagtactcctactcctgcaacaatagaaagggcccaacataaccctctctttaacagactatttgacgaaatactcaggagcaatgcggatgctcacttcttaagacttgctcaagaaggagtaaaactcccctctgactttgatcttgcccaattaagacaaacatcagaaagacaaagtcaccatgaagaggaaagaggtagagatcccatcagatataacattcctcgaggtaacccaccacctcctcctccaaatgaaatggagatgttgcagcaacaagtcaagaatctcgcccaacagcttcatagtggtgtcaagactaaccaattctcactcaatgacatctgtccctatccttttgataggaatctttacatgccaccatttccacgagggttcgaaacacccaaatttgaaaaatatagaggaaagggggatccctgtgatcatgtcagagaatttcattccgcttgtcttgaagtggcatatgaagacacctacctaatgcgccttttcccccaaagcttgggaggaacaaccacatcatggttttcccactTACCAgggggcattagaacatttgaggaacttatccagaaattcctcgctcattactctcataacattgaacgcgacatcaccatggctgatctgtgcaacactaaacaaaaactaggtgaactattttcattattcctgcaacaatggcgccaaatgtctagtagatgttctcttcagttacctgaatgagaactagtggaaatattcatttccaacttaaacgaagaaatggaatttcacctggatgtcaaagacacagactcttttaatgatatgatcacaaagggtttgaaatgtgaataggcactcatcaagaaaggactcatcaaaatgtataatgaaccaaaagatggtcctcgcccacgcttcaatagtgataaaccaagcttctggaacaagaacaagaatatcatcaacgatggggttgtggatgccaggactatccaaaatgcacaacctgtggttcagtttgcaggacataatcctccacctcagaataacacaaatgatccttccaatcaaggttgcatcacatctcatgatgaaccaagaccttgtCGGCAAaaataaaaacacacacacactcccttaggggaacccattgaaactgtCTTggaacaactcatttctcaaaatttggtcactctacctaaagtatcaaactatgagcctcaagtcaaactagcgtggtggagagatactg is part of the Cryptomeria japonica chromosome 10, Sugi_1.0, whole genome shotgun sequence genome and harbors:
- the LOC131076037 gene encoding UPF0481 protein At3g47200-like, whose translation is MSQGNIMFMEEESKWVIDMTERITDRSIKDCKPGSGYFGVTINRVPKFLLFLRKEAYTPRAVRLGLYHHVIAQPASNVERLKAEAAEMMARRLPRQEEHLHLHDAVAHIVCEIRRCYEEEFEYRDETIAMVFTLDGCFVLEILRVLTTGEQNKQQPQQHCHPIFNSNRVKSCQFDVLSDILMLENQIPIKVLIKLLEVEKGSEAEAKKELLRLLCNGIIPQIHPFLRNGPDNPDLKRFDDLEKYKHILGLLQSLIVEDPKDSKETPPSGGNKLRFAIKGLLRKLLIQSEEPKLIRHQTLMASTRDLHKAGMKFSHYDGLPSLEKMTFKRRTLSLPTIWITDSTEVILRNLMALEVCQGFTAISYYVYLLNSLVETEADVAVLRKFQIIQSTMGTDKEVAYMLNNLGKGINFESEQDPFMKLKMQINEWYKSNFQILLSDSKHRHPKFWRNASIFWGLAVLVSAAIPTLVNIWQKIV